One window from the genome of Rufibacter tibetensis encodes:
- a CDS encoding YncE family protein: MKRFPLFKQALHGLLGAALLFATSCQEEEKELLPVFETGVLISTMGETGTSSGSVSYYDRATGNVEADLFQKANNRALDGNLVSMATALERTYLITSKDTIEVLASRTFTSAGTISGITSPRRLITGTSRTAYISSWITSPDSGRVVQVNLGTNAITKNMKVGPNPGAMALVGSRLFVANEGRDKVNVLNTTTFIIDTTLTVGDNPNSMVVDASGILWVLCGGKADGSTKGRLVRINPSALRSQPREFEFSNSALQPHGLTLSGSKNRIFFAHDGVYSMDINALSLPALPIIPRRVEALGQDPADGLLYTGRAQANGSNGWVIRYRSNGAVVDSFEVQGVPKAFGFR, encoded by the coding sequence ATGAAACGTTTCCCTCTTTTCAAACAAGCGCTACACGGTCTCTTAGGTGCGGCCTTGCTTTTTGCCACTTCTTGTCAGGAGGAAGAAAAAGAACTGCTCCCGGTATTTGAGACGGGCGTTCTTATCTCCACTATGGGTGAAACCGGTACCTCAAGCGGTAGCGTGAGTTACTATGACCGGGCTACCGGAAACGTAGAGGCAGATTTGTTTCAGAAAGCTAACAATCGGGCCCTGGACGGGAACCTGGTGTCTATGGCAACGGCTTTGGAGAGAACGTATCTTATTACCAGCAAAGACACCATAGAGGTCCTTGCCTCCCGAACCTTTACCTCGGCCGGAACCATCTCAGGCATTACTTCTCCCAGAAGATTAATAACGGGCACCAGCAGAACAGCCTATATAAGCAGTTGGATTACGTCTCCTGATTCTGGTAGGGTGGTACAAGTAAACCTGGGTACCAATGCCATCACCAAAAACATGAAGGTTGGCCCTAACCCCGGAGCCATGGCGCTGGTGGGAAGCCGGCTCTTTGTGGCCAACGAGGGTAGAGACAAAGTAAATGTGCTCAACACCACCACGTTTATTATTGACACCACCCTTACCGTAGGAGACAACCCTAACAGCATGGTGGTAGACGCCTCGGGCATTCTGTGGGTCTTATGTGGCGGCAAAGCCGATGGTAGCACCAAAGGCCGGTTGGTGCGCATCAACCCGTCGGCACTCAGAAGCCAGCCAAGGGAGTTTGAGTTCTCTAACTCCGCGCTTCAGCCGCATGGCCTCACCTTGAGCGGCTCCAAAAACCGAATTTTCTTTGCCCATGATGGGGTGTACTCCATGGACATCAACGCGCTGTCATTGCCTGCCCTGCCTATCATCCCCCGCAGAGTTGAGGCGCTGGGTCAAGACCCGGCAGACGGCCTATTATACACTGGCCGTGCGCAAGCCAACGGTTCTAATGGGTGGGTGATCCGGTACCGGAGCAACGGGGCGGTAGTAGATTCTTTTGAGGTGCAGGGAGTTCCCAAGGCATTTGGGTTCCGGTAA
- a CDS encoding AraC family transcriptional regulator, with protein MEHHLHIKNMVCPRCIATVTEVLTQQGLKVQEVKLGEAVVTGPEEVNAPALSLALQAHGFELLQEKEEQLTDLIKTTLLEYQRHLEEEYQPITTSVYLAEKLGMSYQHLSKVFSQHTDTTIEKYLIRLKIERVKELISYGELTLSEIAHRLQYSSVQHLSNQFKKVTGVSVTDFKKDPTVERFPLDKLV; from the coding sequence ATGGAACATCATCTACATATCAAGAACATGGTTTGCCCGCGGTGCATTGCCACGGTCACCGAGGTATTGACGCAACAGGGACTGAAGGTGCAGGAGGTGAAACTGGGTGAGGCTGTAGTCACCGGGCCTGAGGAGGTAAATGCACCTGCCCTCTCCTTGGCGTTGCAAGCCCATGGTTTTGAACTGCTGCAAGAGAAAGAAGAGCAACTCACAGATTTGATTAAAACCACGTTGCTGGAGTACCAACGGCATTTAGAGGAAGAATACCAGCCTATCACCACCTCGGTATACCTGGCTGAGAAACTAGGCATGTCTTACCAGCACCTGAGCAAAGTATTCTCCCAACATACAGACACTACCATTGAGAAATACCTCATTCGTTTAAAGATTGAGCGGGTAAAAGAACTCATCTCCTACGGAGAACTCACCTTAAGTGAAATTGCCCACCGTTTGCAATACAGCAGCGTGCAGCACCTCTCTAACCAGTTCAAGAAAGTAACGGGCGTCTCTGTTACCGACTTCAAAAAAGACCCAACCGTAGAGCGTTTCCCGCTGGATAAATTGGTGTAA
- a CDS encoding TonB-dependent receptor, translated as MVRRLFLFALASVALEILSLQVSYAQVQDTVQLTPVTISAPRYTRYVSGARVQRIDTLLLQRQPGITLSEVLQQRSPLYFKSYGNGMTATVAFRGTSSSHTAVLWNGFNIALPTLGMSDFALLPPPPNTQVSLQHGPSGALHGSGAVGGAVLLENPVSFAPQQQIQVQQEIGSFGHRRSAATGTFSNGRLALTSSFTRSASQNDFKFENIAAFGAPRETQQNAAFSQTSLAQEVHYKLGQAQRLSVRGWYVKTHRQIQPSMGSANTHAQQNDENLRLMAEWQGQVAGGSTTVRGAYFNDVLNYRDDGVLSLSTVNTYQSQVEHERQLLPNLLLQLGEEGQLFKANVGGYGGKVDETRFSTYSWLRYDPLPELQISLNLRQAWVQGFNPPLTPTLGANYIITEFAGNTFTAKANVSRSYRVPTLNDRFWRPGGNPGLQPESGWGYESGLAHVYKNGNVTGTSELTAYALQVKDWIQWQPSQAGPFSEPVNLQHVRGHGVEVDSRWQFAFDANWSLFGGVAYAYTISQQKLPNTQAILQERQLFYVPKHKVAGWFEARFKNWWLSTDATFTGRRFTDNDNNNWLPAYTLINASVGKTFTWHSFETQLMAQVQNLTNTVYQTMAYRAMPPRNFRLSLSLKWAPQP; from the coding sequence ATGGTACGTCGTCTTTTTTTGTTTGCGCTAGCTTCTGTTGCCTTAGAGATTTTGTCTCTGCAAGTGAGTTATGCCCAGGTGCAGGACACCGTGCAACTGACGCCTGTCACCATTTCGGCGCCAAGATACACCCGCTACGTCTCAGGAGCCCGGGTCCAGAGGATTGATACTCTGCTTCTGCAACGGCAGCCCGGCATTACGCTTTCTGAAGTGCTCCAGCAGCGCAGTCCGCTGTACTTCAAAAGCTATGGTAATGGCATGACAGCTACGGTGGCCTTCAGGGGAACCTCGTCCAGCCATACGGCCGTGCTCTGGAACGGCTTCAACATTGCCCTGCCTACCTTGGGCATGTCAGATTTTGCGTTATTACCTCCCCCACCCAATACTCAGGTGAGCCTTCAACACGGACCAAGCGGTGCCTTACACGGCAGCGGGGCTGTGGGGGGAGCTGTTCTTCTGGAAAACCCGGTATCCTTTGCCCCTCAGCAACAAATACAGGTACAACAGGAAATAGGTAGCTTCGGGCACAGACGTTCAGCGGCTACTGGTACTTTCTCCAACGGGAGACTCGCCCTCACCTCCTCTTTTACCCGTTCAGCCTCCCAGAATGATTTCAAGTTTGAGAACATCGCCGCTTTTGGGGCACCGCGGGAGACTCAGCAGAATGCCGCTTTCTCCCAGACCAGTTTGGCTCAGGAAGTGCATTATAAGCTTGGCCAGGCGCAAAGGCTTTCGGTACGGGGCTGGTATGTGAAGACGCATCGGCAGATACAGCCTTCCATGGGCAGCGCGAACACCCACGCTCAGCAGAACGACGAAAACCTGCGGCTCATGGCCGAATGGCAGGGCCAGGTAGCCGGTGGCAGCACCACGGTTAGGGGAGCGTATTTCAACGACGTTCTGAATTACCGGGACGACGGTGTTCTTTCCCTTTCCACCGTCAACACCTACCAAAGCCAGGTAGAACATGAGCGGCAATTACTGCCCAACCTGCTCTTGCAATTGGGTGAAGAAGGCCAACTCTTTAAAGCCAATGTGGGCGGATACGGCGGAAAAGTAGACGAGACTCGTTTCTCTACCTACAGCTGGCTACGGTATGATCCGTTGCCGGAACTACAAATAAGCTTGAACTTGCGCCAGGCCTGGGTGCAAGGGTTCAATCCGCCGCTCACCCCAACATTGGGAGCTAACTACATAATCACAGAGTTTGCCGGAAATACGTTTACTGCCAAAGCCAACGTATCACGCAGTTACCGGGTGCCTACTTTGAATGACCGCTTCTGGCGGCCAGGCGGTAATCCGGGGTTACAACCCGAGAGTGGTTGGGGATATGAAAGTGGTTTGGCACATGTCTATAAAAACGGCAACGTAACCGGCACCTCAGAACTGACGGCGTATGCACTGCAGGTGAAGGACTGGATTCAGTGGCAACCTTCCCAGGCGGGACCTTTCTCAGAACCGGTCAACCTCCAGCACGTGCGCGGGCACGGAGTTGAGGTCGACAGCAGGTGGCAGTTTGCCTTTGATGCAAATTGGTCTTTGTTTGGAGGTGTGGCCTACGCGTACACCATCTCACAGCAGAAACTTCCTAACACCCAAGCCATATTGCAAGAGCGCCAGCTGTTCTACGTGCCTAAGCACAAGGTGGCTGGTTGGTTTGAAGCACGCTTTAAAAACTGGTGGCTGAGCACTGACGCCACGTTCACCGGCCGCCGCTTCACAGACAATGACAACAACAATTGGTTACCGGCTTACACGCTGATAAACGCCAGTGTGGGCAAGACATTTACGTGGCATTCTTTTGAAACGCAACTTATGGCCCAGGTGCAAAACCTCACCAATACGGTGTACCAAACCATGGCGTACCGGGCCATGCCACCCAGAAACTTCAGGCTGTCCCTTTCTCTCAAATGGGCGCCCCAACCTTAA
- a CDS encoding YncE family protein: protein MKTNSFKKYLLYILLGSSTMFASSCESTDDNTEPKGAYEHGVFILNEGQFGTPTAEVSFLSPESKDLTPDLFSKVNNRPLGDAAQSLTFIGDKAYIAVNASEKIEVVDAYSFASVGVINGLKIPRYIAALNSSKAYVTEYVGYTFSGYLGTGRVSVLDLATNTVTKTINVGLLPEGLLIYNNKLYVANSGSNTISVINTATDQVESTILVGEAPKHLVLDANNKIWVLRGGYSTPGALIKIDPANNNALTTYNFPVGTSGAGQLTINGAKNTLYYSYNNKVYAMATSASTVPTTAIINRSPYGLGIDPETNLLYLGVGGYTSNGWAVRYQTTGTPVDSFQVRILPNGFSFR from the coding sequence ATGAAAACTAATTCTTTTAAAAAGTACCTCCTGTACATCTTGTTAGGAAGCAGCACTATGTTTGCCTCTTCCTGTGAATCTACTGATGACAATACAGAACCCAAAGGAGCCTATGAGCATGGCGTGTTCATTTTGAACGAAGGGCAGTTTGGAACACCTACTGCTGAGGTAAGCTTCCTCTCCCCTGAATCGAAAGACCTCACGCCAGATTTATTCAGCAAAGTGAATAACCGCCCGTTGGGAGATGCAGCCCAGTCTCTGACTTTCATTGGGGACAAAGCCTATATTGCAGTAAATGCCAGCGAGAAGATTGAAGTGGTAGATGCTTATTCGTTTGCCTCTGTTGGGGTAATCAATGGCTTAAAGATACCTCGGTACATTGCTGCCTTAAACTCTTCCAAAGCCTACGTGACTGAGTATGTAGGATACACCTTCTCTGGCTACCTGGGTACCGGACGGGTATCTGTTCTGGACCTTGCTACCAACACAGTAACTAAAACCATCAATGTGGGCCTGTTGCCAGAAGGATTGCTTATCTACAACAACAAGCTGTATGTGGCCAACAGTGGTAGCAATACTATCTCTGTGATCAACACTGCAACAGACCAGGTGGAAAGTACCATTCTGGTAGGCGAAGCACCTAAGCACCTGGTTCTGGATGCTAACAACAAGATTTGGGTGTTAAGAGGAGGCTACAGCACTCCTGGTGCTTTGATCAAGATTGATCCGGCCAATAATAATGCCCTTACCACCTATAACTTCCCGGTAGGTACTAGCGGTGCTGGCCAACTGACCATTAACGGAGCCAAGAACACACTTTACTATTCCTATAACAACAAGGTATATGCAATGGCAACTTCCGCGTCAACTGTCCCTACTACGGCTATCATCAACCGTAGTCCGTATGGCTTGGGCATTGACCCTGAAACCAACCTCCTGTACCTGGGAGTAGGCGGTTATACATCCAATGGCTGGGCCGTTCGGTACCAGACCACTGGCACGCCGGTTGACTCTTTCCAAGTGAGAATTTTGCCTAACGGATTTTCTTTCAGATAG
- a CDS encoding flavin-containing monooxygenase, whose product MQPESQTLPPQEQQTVYDVIVIGAGQAGLAMGYYLHLQQKNFLLVEAASQLGQSWRNRYDSLRLFTPAEYCQLPGLPLLLPEGYYPTKDEIADYLKQYANHFKLPVALGQKVVQVTKPDDLFYIQTTSQTFQARQVVIATSPFQTPFVPVYLTAPSERMVQLHSSQYRNPAQLSAGKVLVVGAGNSGAQIAVELAKTHEVHLSVKKEPKFSGLRKLGKSVFWWATKTGAIYASPTSLFGKKVLMNNDVIYGRELEKLLQNKQITLRPEITGFHQQEVLFKNGTQTSFNSIVWATGFRPNYPWLQIPGALAANGQPVHVQGVSPVEGLFYLGLSWQRSRSSALLLGAGRDARFIAQHLA is encoded by the coding sequence ATGCAGCCTGAAAGCCAAACGTTACCGCCTCAAGAACAGCAAACAGTCTATGATGTGATTGTTATTGGGGCCGGGCAGGCAGGTTTAGCCATGGGGTATTACCTGCACCTCCAACAAAAGAACTTTTTGCTGGTAGAAGCTGCTTCACAACTAGGTCAATCATGGCGAAACCGTTACGACTCTTTGCGACTCTTCACCCCAGCTGAATATTGCCAACTGCCGGGTCTTCCTCTGTTACTGCCCGAAGGCTACTACCCTACTAAAGATGAAATCGCTGATTACTTAAAGCAGTACGCAAATCATTTCAAGCTTCCGGTAGCGCTTGGGCAAAAGGTAGTGCAGGTAACCAAACCAGATGACCTGTTCTACATCCAGACGACTTCCCAAACATTCCAAGCCCGGCAAGTAGTCATAGCTACCAGTCCTTTTCAGACGCCATTTGTGCCGGTTTACCTCACTGCTCCTTCTGAAAGGATGGTGCAGCTCCACAGTTCCCAGTACCGCAACCCAGCTCAGCTTTCGGCAGGGAAGGTATTAGTGGTGGGAGCCGGAAACTCTGGGGCACAGATTGCGGTGGAGCTAGCCAAAACGCATGAGGTACATCTCTCGGTGAAGAAGGAGCCGAAGTTCTCCGGACTTCGGAAGTTGGGGAAGAGCGTGTTCTGGTGGGCTACCAAGACCGGAGCTATCTATGCTTCCCCTACTTCCTTGTTTGGCAAAAAGGTATTGATGAACAATGATGTCATTTACGGCCGGGAATTGGAAAAACTGCTCCAAAACAAACAGATCACCCTTCGGCCGGAAATCACAGGTTTTCACCAGCAGGAGGTACTCTTCAAAAACGGCACCCAAACTTCCTTCAACAGCATTGTCTGGGCTACTGGCTTCAGGCCCAACTACCCTTGGCTACAGATTCCGGGTGCGTTAGCTGCGAACGGTCAACCGGTGCATGTGCAGGGTGTGAGTCCGGTGGAGGGGTTGTTCTACCTGGGGCTTTCCTGGCAGCGGAGCCGTAGTTCAGCCTTGTTGTTGGGGGCTGGCCGTGATGCCCGGTTCATCGCGCAGCACCTTGCTTAA
- a CDS encoding cation diffusion facilitator family transporter, translated as MAHSHSHGHSHAHQGHHYGHGLPASDHLNRAFVLGIGLNILYVIVEAGAGWWYNSLALLTDAGHNFTDVISLLLAFFALKLSQRKPTDRFTYGYGKSTTLVSLLNAVLLLLAVGAIGWEAIERLGTAPALNGTAISLVSGIGIIINAGTALLFFRDKDHDINVKGAYLHMAADALVSLGVVIAGLVMYYTGWFWVDALMSLIIVAIIVWSTWGLLVESLRLTLDAVPHGIDLAAIRAYLLEVPGVAEVHDLHVWAMSSTENSLTAHLVVEDTYSDHQLSQIRADLRDHFYIPHVTLQVERGPEALTCAEAGVCH; from the coding sequence ATGGCGCACTCACATTCTCATGGGCATTCGCACGCGCATCAAGGCCATCACTATGGGCACGGCTTACCTGCCTCAGATCACCTGAATCGGGCCTTTGTGCTGGGCATCGGGCTGAACATTTTGTATGTAATCGTAGAAGCCGGGGCCGGATGGTGGTACAATTCCCTCGCGCTCCTCACCGATGCCGGGCATAACTTCACCGATGTCATTAGCTTGCTGCTCGCCTTTTTCGCCTTAAAGCTGTCGCAGCGAAAACCCACCGACCGGTTCACCTACGGGTATGGCAAAAGCACCACGCTGGTCTCGCTGCTCAATGCCGTATTGCTGCTGTTAGCCGTTGGGGCCATTGGTTGGGAAGCCATTGAGCGGTTGGGCACGGCGCCTGCGCTCAACGGAACCGCTATCTCATTAGTCTCCGGCATTGGCATTATCATCAATGCCGGTACCGCCCTCCTCTTCTTCCGCGACAAAGACCATGATATAAACGTGAAAGGCGCGTACCTGCACATGGCCGCCGATGCCCTGGTGAGTCTGGGCGTGGTTATAGCCGGGCTTGTCATGTACTACACCGGCTGGTTCTGGGTAGATGCGCTTATGAGTTTGATCATTGTGGCCATCATAGTTTGGAGTACCTGGGGCTTGCTGGTAGAATCACTGCGCCTCACTTTAGACGCCGTTCCGCACGGAATTGACTTAGCCGCCATCAGGGCCTATTTGCTGGAAGTGCCCGGCGTGGCCGAAGTGCATGACCTGCATGTATGGGCCATGAGCAGCACCGAAAACTCCCTCACCGCCCACCTGGTGGTGGAAGACACCTACTCCGATCATCAGTTGTCCCAGATCAGGGCCGACCTTCGGGACCATTTCTATATTCCGCACGTGACCCTGCAGGTAGAACGCGGCCCTGAGGCCCTTACCTGCGCTGAGGCAGGCGTGTGCCATTAG
- a CDS encoding four-helix bundle copper-binding protein: MQNAQNRSVIDALQECILACEHCATMCLQEDHVKMMARCIQTDRDCADICRLTATLLARGSEHGKHLLRECIEVCEACAAECAKHDHDHCQQCAEACRRCAEACRSLVA; encoded by the coding sequence ATGCAAAACGCTCAAAATAGATCTGTCATTGACGCTTTACAAGAATGTATTTTAGCCTGCGAACATTGCGCCACCATGTGTCTTCAGGAAGACCATGTGAAAATGATGGCCCGTTGCATCCAAACAGACCGTGACTGCGCTGATATCTGCCGCCTCACTGCTACGTTGTTGGCCCGGGGTTCAGAACATGGCAAACACCTGTTACGCGAGTGTATTGAAGTCTGTGAGGCTTGCGCCGCTGAATGTGCAAAACATGACCATGACCATTGCCAGCAATGTGCCGAGGCTTGCCGTAGATGCGCCGAAGCTTGCCGTTCCCTTGTGGCCTAA
- a CDS encoding thioredoxin family protein has product MDAPQNVITSEVIGQSLPYEGYMELVREAVAQGKTTGLEQSNFLAQLTKDNLAIMERTYQTPLLPDLVELVQALPRPQIWLVLTEGWCGDAAVHVPVLAAIAEQSANLELRTILRSEQPGVMDAYLTNSGKSIPKLIALNAQTLQPLGTWGPRPEVLQQYVLDLKQQELPMPEFIKKALQYSEDNNGEALQAELLHLLPHWIRASVA; this is encoded by the coding sequence ATGGATGCACCACAGAATGTAATTACCTCAGAGGTCATTGGGCAAAGCCTCCCGTATGAGGGCTACATGGAACTCGTGCGCGAGGCCGTGGCTCAAGGCAAAACTACCGGCCTGGAGCAGTCCAATTTTCTGGCCCAGCTTACCAAAGACAATCTGGCCATTATGGAGCGCACGTACCAGACGCCGCTTTTGCCAGACCTGGTGGAACTGGTGCAGGCCCTGCCCCGCCCGCAGATCTGGCTGGTGCTCACCGAAGGCTGGTGCGGAGACGCCGCCGTGCACGTGCCGGTGTTAGCTGCCATTGCTGAGCAATCTGCTAACCTGGAACTCAGAACCATCCTGCGCTCGGAACAACCCGGGGTAATGGATGCCTATCTTACCAATAGCGGTAAAAGTATTCCCAAATTAATCGCGCTAAACGCCCAGACGCTTCAACCACTGGGCACCTGGGGACCTCGGCCTGAAGTTTTGCAACAATACGTGCTGGATCTTAAGCAGCAGGAACTTCCCATGCCGGAGTTCATCAAAAAAGCATTGCAGTACTCAGAAGACAACAACGGCGAGGCCCTGCAAGCCGAGCTCCTTCACTTGCTCCCCCACTGGATCAGAGCTTCCGTTGCGTAA
- a CDS encoding THUMP-like domain-containing protein, giving the protein MPLPLSPAERTFLEENLTADPAHLVLQAKKWPQLDVPKLAQQIRARQKAKSKIPSWASNLDLLFPANLSVEQSSSQLTAAYKAGLVSGETLVDLTGGFGVDAYHFARHFRHVTYVEQQEELARIVAFNFTQLEVKNITVEATEAETFLRSLEHPVDVLFLDPARRGQSQERVHLLQDCEPDVIGLLPLLFQKSKAVLLKTAPMLDIDLALQKLNHVAQVWVIAVQNECKEVLYLLKPDAVGAPQITAVHLRPEKEEEPLTFTKEEEENAQVTFSEPQRYLYEPNTALLKAGAYKWLSERYRVHKLNRNSHLYTSSELVEAFPGRIFVITSNPKANVKELQQLLPQKKANITVRNYPLTVAQLREKIKLKEGGEDYLFATTDLHNKPILLLCKKVIS; this is encoded by the coding sequence ATGCCTCTCCCGCTCTCCCCTGCTGAACGTACTTTTCTGGAAGAAAACCTTACCGCTGATCCCGCGCACTTAGTCTTACAAGCTAAGAAGTGGCCTCAGTTAGATGTGCCTAAGTTAGCGCAACAAATCAGGGCTAGGCAAAAGGCTAAAAGCAAGATTCCTTCCTGGGCATCTAACCTGGATTTGCTTTTCCCCGCCAACCTCTCAGTAGAGCAGAGTTCTTCTCAATTGACTGCAGCCTATAAAGCAGGATTGGTTTCCGGGGAAACATTGGTTGATTTAACCGGTGGCTTTGGGGTAGATGCCTACCACTTTGCCCGGCATTTCAGGCACGTAACGTATGTAGAGCAACAGGAAGAACTAGCCAGAATTGTCGCATTCAACTTCACCCAGCTAGAAGTCAAAAACATTACCGTAGAGGCTACAGAGGCAGAGACGTTCCTGCGTTCACTAGAACACCCCGTAGATGTGCTTTTCTTGGACCCGGCCCGGCGCGGACAAAGCCAGGAACGAGTGCACTTACTGCAGGACTGCGAGCCTGATGTAATAGGCCTGCTTCCGTTGCTTTTTCAGAAAAGTAAGGCTGTTCTGTTGAAGACTGCCCCCATGCTGGACATTGATCTAGCGCTTCAGAAGTTGAATCATGTAGCGCAGGTGTGGGTGATTGCTGTTCAAAACGAGTGCAAAGAGGTGCTATACTTACTTAAACCCGATGCTGTTGGTGCTCCCCAGATAACCGCCGTCCATTTAAGACCTGAAAAGGAGGAAGAGCCTCTTACTTTCACCAAGGAGGAAGAGGAGAATGCGCAGGTCACTTTCTCTGAGCCACAACGGTATTTGTATGAACCCAACACGGCCTTACTGAAAGCAGGCGCCTACAAATGGCTATCTGAACGGTACAGGGTACACAAATTAAACCGCAACAGCCATCTCTATACTTCCAGTGAATTAGTGGAGGCGTTTCCGGGCCGTATTTTTGTAATTACGAGTAACCCGAAGGCCAACGTAAAAGAGCTTCAACAACTCTTACCCCAAAAGAAGGCCAACATTACCGTCCGAAATTATCCGCTTACGGTGGCGCAGTTACGGGAAAAGATAAAACTGAAGGAAGGCGGAGAAGACTACTTATTTGCCACCACAGACCTGCATAACAAACCTATTTTGCTCCTCTGCAAGAAAGTTATCAGCTAG
- a CDS encoding DUF4919 domain-containing protein — translation MKRIFLLSTLCLGLLLSSQAQMVSKIDYTAIKAAVTSSKSKMYYPALLKRYHANDSRLTLDEYKHLYYGWTTQPGYNPYKPNDQSDALNEMLLYERFPEIITTGKKLLATDPFNLDVMYLMHMAYGELNKKGESQMWLTKFEGLMAAIKASGNGRSKETAVVLNAPRDEYMFLTVVGLRQKGRPQLVDNKYDLVNLQTPNKLNLTELYFNIQKAVEKKR, via the coding sequence ATGAAAAGAATTTTCCTTTTAAGCACGTTATGCCTGGGTTTATTGCTCAGTTCCCAGGCACAGATGGTTTCTAAAATTGATTATACCGCCATCAAGGCGGCGGTGACTTCTTCCAAGTCCAAGATGTATTATCCTGCATTGCTAAAGCGCTATCACGCTAATGACTCTAGACTTACCTTGGACGAGTACAAGCATCTGTACTATGGCTGGACCACGCAACCGGGCTATAACCCGTACAAACCCAACGACCAGTCTGATGCTTTAAATGAGATGCTGCTGTATGAGCGCTTCCCGGAGATTATCACCACCGGTAAGAAGCTGTTGGCCACAGACCCGTTCAACCTGGATGTGATGTACCTCATGCACATGGCTTATGGCGAGTTGAATAAGAAGGGGGAAAGTCAGATGTGGCTCACCAAGTTTGAAGGTTTGATGGCGGCCATAAAAGCCAGCGGCAACGGCCGAAGCAAAGAAACAGCCGTAGTGCTTAACGCTCCGCGTGACGAGTATATGTTTTTGACAGTGGTAGGGCTTCGGCAGAAGGGGCGCCCGCAGTTGGTAGACAATAAGTATGATTTGGTGAATCTGCAGACACCTAACAAATTAAACCTAACTGAACTTTACTTCAACATCCAGAAAGCGGTAGAGAAGAAACGGTAA
- a CDS encoding four-helix bundle copper-binding protein, translated as MRTEYKPAIDALLACIAACDHCATACLQEEEVKKMARCIHLDLDCADYCRLTASFLSKGSEHARLVLRQCVEICEACAIECERHAHDHCQDCATACRHCMEVCQELIPRSDLVAELLSAARSDSE; from the coding sequence ATGCGTACCGAATATAAACCGGCCATTGATGCGTTACTGGCCTGTATAGCGGCCTGCGACCATTGTGCCACCGCCTGCCTGCAGGAAGAAGAAGTGAAAAAAATGGCGCGCTGCATCCACCTGGACCTTGACTGCGCCGACTATTGCCGCCTCACTGCCTCGTTTCTCTCCAAAGGTTCTGAGCACGCCCGCCTGGTACTTCGCCAGTGCGTGGAGATCTGCGAGGCCTGCGCCATAGAATGTGAACGCCATGCCCATGACCATTGCCAGGACTGCGCCACCGCTTGCCGCCACTGCATGGAAGTCTGCCAGGAACTGATCCCGCGGTCTGATCTGGTGGCCGAACTACTCTCCGCCGCCCGGTCAGATTCTGAATAA
- a CDS encoding DNA-3-methyladenine glycosylase, which yields MSLQQKLTQDFFTRPDSVTIARDLIGKHFFSSFDGVLTGGMIVETEAYSGLNDAACHAHLGRRTKRTQVMYEQGGIAYVYLIYGIHALFNIVTNAEGIADAVLIRAIEPTEGIEEMQLRRGLTKVEPRLTAGPGLVTQALGISTQHNGTDVNGNEIWFEDRGVLVPEAQIVAGPRVGVAYAGADALLPWRFSLKGSRWVSKANPKYTL from the coding sequence ATGTCCCTTCAGCAGAAACTTACCCAAGATTTCTTTACTCGTCCAGACTCAGTTACCATTGCCCGTGACTTGATTGGAAAACACTTCTTTTCCAGCTTTGACGGGGTGCTCACCGGGGGTATGATAGTAGAGACCGAGGCGTACTCAGGTCTTAACGATGCTGCCTGCCATGCGCACCTTGGGCGGCGCACCAAACGCACCCAGGTCATGTATGAACAGGGGGGCATTGCCTATGTGTACCTCATCTACGGCATTCACGCTTTGTTCAACATTGTGACCAATGCAGAAGGCATTGCCGATGCCGTGCTCATTAGGGCCATTGAGCCGACAGAAGGGATTGAGGAAATGCAGCTCCGCCGGGGATTGACCAAAGTAGAGCCGCGCCTTACTGCTGGTCCTGGGCTGGTTACTCAAGCCCTGGGTATTTCCACCCAACACAACGGCACAGACGTCAACGGAAATGAGATTTGGTTTGAAGACCGAGGCGTGCTCGTTCCCGAGGCCCAAATTGTGGCAGGCCCCAGAGTTGGGGTTGCTTATGCCGGGGCAGATGCCCTGTTGCCGTGGCGGTTCTCTCTGAAAGGCAGCCGTTGGGTGAGTAAAGCCAATCCAAAGTATACGCTATAA